The Papaver somniferum cultivar HN1 unplaced genomic scaffold, ASM357369v1 unplaced-scaffold_107, whole genome shotgun sequence genome includes a region encoding these proteins:
- the LOC113327821 gene encoding uncharacterized protein LOC113327821, with amino-acid sequence MASKTSSSFLVGSLFLMLIVLSTFSETASAQKFGKTCRENGGIVERASKLVKGASAIKAEACDECRTLCREKCTEGRFLLEQMFCIRAPCPQPNPLLKIGVCKVISFGIRRIVSCRCCCVDHFIPN; translated from the exons ATGGCTTCAAAAACTAGTTCTTCTTTCTTGGTTGGTTCTCTTTTTCTTATGCTCATTGTTCTTTCTACTTTTTCCG AGACGGCATCAGCACAAAAATTTGGTAAAACTTGCCGAGAAAATGGCGGAATTGTTGAGCGTGCCAGCAAACTTGTTAAGGGTGCCAGTGCCATCAAAGCTGAAGCTTGCGATGAATGTAGAACTCTATGTAGGGAGAAATGTACCGAGGGAAGGTTTCTGTTAGAACAAATGTTTTGCATTAGAGCTCCATGTCCACAGCCAAATCCTCTACTGAAAATTGGCGTATGTAAGGTTATAAGTTTCGGAATAAGGAGAATCGTCTCATGCCGTTGCTGTTGCGTGGACCATTTCATACCCAATTAA